A genomic segment from Solwaraspora sp. WMMD406 encodes:
- a CDS encoding lysine 5,6-aminomutase subunit alpha, which yields MGGLLGLDAAVVGRARELAARVGEPVVALACSHTTVSVERAVLRLMGVVGADAEGIPWVNRLVDVVAGQVGLAHGVAVPVCDALVRAGVSGVDSAAVTGLAQEAAAGAVRFRVPVGVEAGVARRLAGAVAAAGVARVDRCRAERERLVGRWGDPPGRPWIYLIVATGDIYEDVVQAKAAARAGADVIAVIRSTGQSLLDYVPEGATREGFAGTYATQENFRLMRAALDEVSAEVGRYVRLTNYASGLCMPEMAVLAGLERLDMMLNDSMYGILFRDINPIRTFVDQRFSRQVHARAGIIINTGEDNYLTTADAVEAAHTVTVSQLLNEYFAVEAGLADWQLGLGHAFEIDPAVPESFRLELAHALLARELFPNAPLKWMPPTRHMTGDVFRGNLLNGFFNLAGVLTGQSILLVGMMTEAVATPWLSDRDIALQNVRYVVGAAGGLAEDFAPAPGGFVQRRAGRVLAEAVELLERIADGSLLGAIGDGTFGVMRRPADGGKGRDGVVARAADYLNPVADLLESGGVGRSDG from the coding sequence CGGGCGGTGTTGCGGTTGATGGGGGTGGTGGGGGCGGATGCGGAGGGGATTCCGTGGGTGAACCGGTTGGTGGATGTGGTTGCGGGGCAGGTGGGGTTGGCGCACGGGGTGGCGGTGCCGGTGTGTGACGCGTTGGTGCGGGCGGGGGTGTCGGGGGTGGATTCGGCGGCGGTGACGGGGTTGGCGCAGGAGGCGGCGGCGGGGGCGGTGCGGTTCAGGGTGCCGGTGGGGGTCGAGGCGGGGGTGGCGCGGCGGTTGGCGGGTGCGGTGGCGGCGGCGGGGGTGGCGCGGGTCGACCGGTGTCGGGCGGAGCGGGAGCGGTTGGTGGGGCGGTGGGGGGATCCGCCGGGGCGGCCGTGGATCTATCTGATCGTGGCGACCGGGGACATTTATGAGGATGTGGTGCAGGCGAAGGCGGCGGCGCGGGCTGGCGCGGATGTGATCGCGGTTATTCGGTCGACGGGTCAGTCGTTGTTGGATTACGTGCCGGAGGGGGCGACGCGGGAGGGGTTCGCGGGGACGTACGCGACGCAGGAGAATTTTCGGTTGATGCGGGCGGCGTTGGACGAGGTGTCCGCTGAGGTGGGGCGTTATGTGCGTTTGACGAATTACGCTTCGGGGTTGTGTATGCCGGAGATGGCGGTGTTGGCGGGGTTGGAGCGGTTGGACATGATGTTGAACGATTCGATGTACGGGATTTTGTTCCGGGATATCAATCCGATCAGGACGTTCGTGGATCAGCGTTTTTCCCGCCAGGTTCATGCGCGTGCGGGCATCATCATCAACACGGGCGAGGATAATTATCTGACGACCGCCGATGCGGTGGAGGCGGCGCACACGGTGACGGTGTCGCAGTTGTTGAACGAGTATTTCGCGGTGGAGGCCGGGTTGGCGGACTGGCAGTTGGGTCTGGGGCACGCGTTCGAGATTGATCCGGCTGTTCCGGAGTCGTTCCGGTTGGAGTTGGCGCATGCGTTGTTGGCGCGGGAGCTGTTTCCCAATGCCCCGTTGAAGTGGATGCCGCCAACGCGTCACATGACGGGTGACGTGTTTCGGGGAAATTTGTTGAACGGGTTTTTCAATCTGGCGGGGGTGTTGACCGGGCAGAGCATCTTGTTGGTGGGGATGATGACGGAGGCGGTGGCGACGCCGTGGCTCAGTGACCGGGACATCGCGCTGCAGAACGTGCGGTACGTGGTGGGTGCGGCGGGCGGATTGGCGGAGGATTTCGCGCCGGCTCCCGGTGGGTTCGTGCAGCGGCGGGCGGGGCGGGTGTTGGCGGAGGCGGTGGAGCTGTTGGAGCGGATCGCGGACGGGTCGTTGCTGGGGGCGATCGGGGATGGGACGTTCGGGGTGATGCGGCGTCCGGCGGACGGGGGGAAGGGGCGTGACGGGGTGGTGGCGCGTGCCGCGGATTATCTGAATCCGGTGGCGGATCTGTTGGAGTCCGGTGGTGTGGGGAGGTCCGATGGGTGA